The genomic region AGCTAATTAGCATATATTAACCCGGTTATAGTTTCtattatagttatgatagtgtTAAATAGTAAGTATAGTTTATTTCTCTACACCAGACTCCGTTGAGAATATGACTATTTAAAACTGCTGCTACCTGAGCCCTTTAACTGTACTACAGCAGTACTCGGTAATACTATTACAGTCCTACTCTCGGTAATAATACTACAGTAGTATTCTGGGTAATACTACTACAGTAGTACTCGGTATTATACTTGATCCACAAAAGTCCAGAGAGTTTTCTACCAGGCTAACGAGGAGAACACCATTTAtcgcatgttagcatgctaacagctaaccgccggtccctctctccgtctgtctgtctgcttgtctgtccctctgtctgtctcacctgcacctcctcctgctcctgctcctcctcctcctctttactCCTCTTCTTCACAGTCTTCTCCAGGActttcttcatctcctttcTCTGCTCGTTACTCCGcgtgctgcggctgctgctctcctccATCAGAGCACGTGGGAAATTACTTCcggggtcaaagataacgcttcCGCCGTCACACATCACGTGGGGACGTGTATAGAAGTCGTAATATGTCATGACTGGAGGGTTCACTGTTGGCGCCCTCCGGTggtcatcatcaacaacaacgttGACGTAAccaagaataaaaataaatgtacactggaaaataaatacaatggaaaataaataatctggaaAAGATGTACACTGGAAAAGAAATAATCTAGAGAAATAAGTacactggaaaataaataatctggaaAAGATGTacactggaaaataaatacaatggaaaataaataatctggaaAAGATGTACACTGGAAAAGAAATAATCTAGAGAAATAAATacactggaaaataaataatctggaaAAGATGTacactggaaaataaatacaatggaaaataaataatctggaaAAGATGTACACTGGAAAAGAAATAATCTAGAGAAATAAGTacactggaaaataaataatctggaaAAGATGTacactggaaaataaatacaatggaaaataaataatctggaaAGAAATacactggaaaataaataatctggaaAAGATGTacactggaaaataaatacaatggaaaataaataatctggaaAAGATGTacactggaaaataaatacaatggaaaataaataatctggaaAGAAATacactggaaaataaataatctggaaAAGATGTTCACTGGAAAAGAAATACAATGGAAAAGAAATACACTGGAAAAGAAATAATCTGGAAAATATggacactgtatatatatgtatgcctGGGTCTGTGAGTCCATAAGGGTTTaggtcttaaagggacaggggACAGGGGACAGGGGACAGGGGACAGGGGACAGGGGACAGGGGACAGGGGCTTGGCTCATCTCCAACAGGCCCATTGCGAATTCCAGCTCATTAACTCGACCAGACGTTCACGCGTCATCACTGTGCGACAGCCGGCTTGCTACGCAGTTGTTAGAGTGATcggatttgttttcattttccgTTCTTGAGTTTTTATTAAGAATACATATTAATACGTCAGCTGGAGACCAGCAGACCGGCGGCACGGTCCAGGACCAGGAGCCAGCTACCTGTGACCCGGATCAGACCACAGTACTTCATCAGTTATCTGTTAACATCGTTAGCTCAGATTAGCTTCAGCGGGTTGCTCGTTTCTGTGTCTCTGATGGATAGTTCCGGAGTAGGAGGGGGGACGATGCTGAGCGGCGGCAACGtcccggccttcctcaccaaaCTGTGGACCCTGGTGGAGGACCCGGACACCGACCCGCTCATCTGCTGGAGTCCGGTACgcatgttagcttagcttagctggTAGCTAATGGCTAACAACTAACGTTAGCAGGCAGAGACAACTGCTAGCTATTAGCTGCTAgcttcattatatttatttatttatatatatatatatatatatatatatatatatatatatatatatatatatgtgtgtgtgtatctatctatctatctgtgtgtgtgtgtgtgtgtgtatatatatatatatatatatatatatatatatatatatatatatatatatatatatgtgtgtatgtgtatatatatgtatgtatgtgtatatgtgtatatatatatatatgtgtgtgtgtatatttttatgTCTCGTTTagctcctcttcccctctcccgCTAAACTATCTGAATTATTGTCTGTGAAACGCTTTGGATGTCATCAGTCACGTGAACAATGATGTAATGAGTACTCATGGTTGACCCGTTGGGTTGGGTTCTGTGTTCTGCTGTTGACCCATGGGTTCTGTGTTCTCTGTCAGagtggaaccagcttccatgTGTTCGATCAGGCTCGCTTCTCTAAAGACGTTCTACCAAAGTTCttcaaacacagcaacatggcCAGCTTCATCCGACAGCTCAACATGTGTGAGTAGTGCCATCACATCTCTGACCTCACTAGTGACATCACATCTCTGACATCACACCACTgctgacatcactactacacaTGCTCTCTAGTACTACACGCTCTGTTGACCTCTCTCTGTGCTCTGAGGCAGAGCTCTCCTGTGATCCCCCCTCCCCATCATTTGGATATATTTGTACATAAAGTTGTGTATTCCCAGATGGGTTCCGTAAGGTGGTGCACATCGAACACGGCGGTTTGGTGAAACCAGAGAGAGACGACACAGAGTTCCAACATCCGTTCTTCATCAGAGGAGAAGAACACCTGCTGGAGAACATCAAGCGCAAAGTCACCAGTGTACGTACCTGAGCACACCTGTGTTGTTCACACCTGTGAACACTTGAATACGCCCGTACAGACCTGTAAACACCTGTAACGCCTGGGCTGTGATCTGTTCAGGTGTCGTCTGTGCGCcaggaggaagtgaagatgtCTGCACACGATGTGAGCAAGATCCTGAACGATGTCCAGCTGATGAAGGGAAAGCAGGAAACTATCGACTCCAGAATCATCGCCATGAAACAGTGAGAACACCAGAACCAGACAAGAATCAGACCAGAATCAGACCAAAATTGGACCAGAATCAGAATGAGACCAGAATCGGTCCTGAATCAGAGCTTACCCTGCATTCAGTCCAGTCGTCAGCTCGTGTCAATAAACCTCTTTCTGCTTGTTTCAGTGAGAATGAGGCTCTGTGGAGAGAAGTGGCCAGTCTGAGACAGAAACACGTTCAGCAACAGAAAGTTGTCAACAAGGTAATCAATCGgtcgatacaccagtcaaccagtacaccgatacaccagtcaaccagtacaccgatacaccggtcaaccagtacaccgatacaccagtcaaccagtacaccgatacaacagtcaaccagtacactgaTACACCGGTCAACCAGTACActgatacaccagtcaaccagtacaccgatacaccggtcaaccagtacaccgatacaccagtcaaccagtacaccgatacaccagtcaaccagtacaccgatacaccagtcaaccagtacaccgatacaccagtcaaccagtacaccgatacaccggtcaaccagtacaccgatacaccggtcaaccagtacaccgatacaccagtcaaccagtacaccgatacaccagtcaaccagtacaccagtcaaccagtacaccgatacaccagtcaaccagtacaccgatacaccggtcaaccagtacaccgatacaccggtcaaccagtacaccgatacaccagtcaaccagtacaccgatacaccagtcaaccagtacaccagtcaaccagtacaccgatacaccagtcaaccagtacaccgatacaacagtcaaccagtacactgaTACACCGGTCAACCAGTACActgatacaccagtcaaccagtacaccgatacaccggtcaaccagtacaccgatacaccagtcaaccagtacaccgatacaccagtcaaccagtacaccgatacaccagtcaaccagtacactgaTACACCGGTCAACCAGTACActgatacaccagtcaaccggTACActgatacaccagtcaaccggTACagcgatacaccagtcaaccagtacaccgatacaccggtcaaccagtacaccgatacaccggtcaaccagtacaccgatacaccggtcaaccagtacaccgatacaccagtcaaccagtacaccgatacaccagtcaaccagtacaccgatacaccagtcaaccagtacaccagtcaaccagtacaccgatacaccagtcaaccagtacaccgatacaacagtcaaccagtacactgaTACACTGGTCAACCAGTACActgatacaccagtcaaccagtacactgatacaccagtcaaccagtacagcgatacaccagtcaaccagtacaccgatacaccagtcaaccagtacaccgatacaccggtcaaccagtacaccgatacaccggtcaaccagtacactgatacaccagtcaaccagtacaccgatacaccagtcaaccagtacagcGATACAccggtcaaccagtacaccaatacaccagtcaaccagtacaccgatacaccggTCAACCAGTACAGCGATACAccggtcaaccagtacaccgatacaccggtcaaccagtacaccgatacaccagtcaaccagtacaccgatacaccagtcaaccagtacaccagtcaaccagtacaccgatacaccagtcaaccagtacaccgatacaacagtcaaccagtacactgaTACACTGGTCAACCAGTACActgatacaccagtcaaccagtacactgatacaccagtcaaccagtacaccgatacaccggtcaaccagtacactgatacaccagtcaaccagtacaccgatacaccagtcaaccagtacagcGATACAccggtcaaccagtacaccaatacaccagtcaaccagtacaccgatacaccagtcaaccagtacagcGATACACCAGtccaccgatacaccagtcaaccagtccaCCGATACACCAGTTAACCAGTCcacgatacaccagtcaaccagtacaccgatacaccagtcaaccagtccaccgatacaccagtcaaccagtacaccagtcaaccagtacaccgatacaccagtcaaccagtacaccgatacaccagtcaaccagtccaccgatacaccagtacaccagtcaaccagtacaccgatacaccagtcaaccagtacaccgatacaccagtcaaccagtacaccgatacaccagtccaccgatacaccagtcaaccagtacaccgatacaccagtcaaccagtacaccgatacaccagtcaaccagtacaccgatacaccagtcaaccagtacaccagtcaaccagtacaccgatacaccagtcaaccagtacaccgatacaacagtcaaccagtacactgaTACACCGGTCAACCAGTACActgatacaccagtcaaccagtacactgatacaccagtcaaccagtacagcgatacaccagtcaaccagtacaccgatacaacagtcaaccagtacaccgatacaccagtcaaccagtacactgatacaccagtcaaccagtacaccgatacaccagtcaaccagtacaccgatacaacagtcaaccagtacactgaTACACCGGTCAACCAGTACActgatacaccagtcaaccagtacactgatacaccagtcaaccagtccaccgatacaccagtcaaccagtacaccgatacaccagtcaaccagtacagcGATACAccggtcaaccagtacaccaatacaccagtcaaccagtacaccgatacaccagtcaaccagtacagcGATACACCAGtccaccgatacaccagtcaaccagtccaCCGATACACCAGTTAACCAGtccaccgatacaccagtcaaccagtacaccgatacaccagtcaaccagtccaccgatacaccagtcaaccagtacaccagtcaaccagtacaccgatacaccagtcaaccagtacaccgatacaccagtcaaccagtccaccgatacaccagtcaaccagtacaccagtcaaccagtacaccgatacaccagtcaaccagtacaccgatacaccagtcaaccagtccaccgatacaccagtcaaccagtacaccagtcaaccagtacaccgatacaccagtcaaccagtacaccgatacaccagtcaaccagtacaccgatacaccagtcaaccagtccaccgatacaccagtcaaccagtacaccgatacaccagtcaaccagtacaccgatacaccagtcaaccagtacaccgatacaccagtcaaccagtacaccagtcaaccagtacaccgatacaccagtcaaccagtacaccgatacaacagtcaaccagtacactgaTACACCGGTCAACCAGTACACTGATACaacagtcaaccagtacaccgatacaccagtcaaccagtacactgatacaccagtcaaccagtacaccgatacaccagtcaaccagtacaccgatacaccagtcaaccagtacaccgatacaacagtcaaccagtacactgaTACACCGGTCAACCAGTACActgatacaccagtcaaccagtacactgatacaccagtcaaccagtccaccgatacaccagtcaaccagtacaccgatacaccggTCAACCAGTACAGCGATACAccggtcaaccagtacaccaatacaccagtcaaccagtacaccgatacaccagtcaaccagtacagcGATACACCAGtccaccgatacaccagtcaaccagtccaCCGATACACCAGTTAACCAGtccaccgatacaccagtcaaccagtacaccgatacaccagtcaaccagtccaccgatacaccagtcaaccagtacaccagtcaaccagtacaccgatacaccagtcaaccagtacaccgatacaccagtcaaccagtccaccgatacaccagtcaaccagtacaccagtcaaccagtacaccgatacaccagtcaaccagtacagcgatacaccagtcaaccagtacaccgatacaccagtcaaccagtacaccgatacaccagtcaaccagtacacgatacaccagtcaaccagtacaccgatacaccagtcaaccagtacaccgatacaccagtcaaccagtacaccgatacaccagtcaaccgaTACAccggtcaaccagtacaccgatacaccagtcaaccagtccaccgatacaccagtcaaccagtacaccggtcaaccagtacaccgatacaccagtcaaccagtccaccgatacaccagtcaaccagtacaccggtcaaccagtacaccgatacaccagtcaaccagtacaccgatacaccagtcaaccagtccaccgatacaccagtcaaccagtacaccagtcaaccagtagcTTCTACCTGAACCAATAATAAACTCTCTCTTTGCAGTTGATCCAATTCCTGGTGTCTCTTGTCCAGTCCAACAGGATTCTGGGTGTCAAGAGGAAAATGCAAGTTcctacacactgtaccacactgtgtaCCACAatgtgtaccacactgtaccacactgtgtaCCACACTGTGTACCACAatgtgtaccacactgtaccacactgtaccacactgtaccacactgtgtaCCACAatgtgtaccacactgtaccacactgtaccacactgtaccacactgtgtaCCACAatgtgtaccacactgtaccacactgtaccacactgtgtaCCACACTGTGTACCACAatgtgtaccacactgtaccacactgtaccacactgtaccacactgtaccacactgtgtaccacactgtaccacactgtaccacactgtgtaccacactgtaccacaatgtgtaccacactgtaccacactgtgtaccacactgtaccacactgtaccacactgtaccacactataccacactgtaccacactgtgtaccacactgtaccacactgtaccacactgtaccacactgtaccacactgtaccacactgtgtaccacactgtaccacactgtaccacactgtgtaccacactgtgtaccacactgtaccacactgtaccacacatTATACGACActgcgactgtgggtcagtggttagcaggtccgtctatcagaggatcggcggttcaattcccggctctgctagccctagtcgatgtgtccttgggcaagacacttaaccctgaattgctccccgtagctgttctacggtttatgaatgtaagtcgctttggataaaagcgtcagctaaattaaatgtaatgtctaTGACATTGTGTACTAAACAATACACAATATACTACATTGTGTACTACACTATACTACACAATATACTACAGCATATACTACGCTGTGTATTACACAATATAATAGTATTTAATCTATTGCTTTCTTTCTGCAGTCCCCTGATGTTGAATGACTCTAGCTCCTCCCACTCCATGCCAAAATACAGTCGTCCTCTCTCATTGGAGCATATGCAGGTAACCAGTCTGTCAGAGGTCACCTGTACATTAGGGGCGGGTCAGACTCCATGTATAGCTACAATGCGATTATGAAACAATTATTGATTCATCTTGATGCATCAACACTTGTATTTCTCACTGTTTATATCTGCTGTTTTTAAAACTGtgcatatttgtaattttttataattacaaaaaacataTGAATTTACgtctattatattttattaatacaatatttgtaACAATTAGAAAAGATCAACTGGAAGGTTACATTTCCACCAACAgaaacatatataatatgtttcTGTTGGTGGAAACAAAAAATTCTGAATGTTCTGAGTCATGTGACATAACAAGCTGCTCTTATTCACTAATAAAGACTAATAAACCCTCTTGTTATATCAGTGAGCATTCAGCTGTCAGCCGATAAAGTAAAACTAGACAGATGACGTGTGTTTCTAGCATCCTCTCTACAGAATctttatatgtttgtgttttcaggcAGCAGACAGTTTATTCTCAGCTGACTCCCTGGTGAACTCTGGACCAATCATCTCTGACATCACAGATGTGGCCATGCCCATAGGCGAGAATTTGGCCTGTGATTGGAATGATGTTGAGTGAGAACATATTAAATAATTTCTTGTATAGTCAATAACATTCATCTTCCTGGACTGACCTCTAAAGTTCACTGTGGCTCAGTTACAAGTGACATGTCACAACATGAGCAGCAGAACATAGATATGACAAAGGATCATGAGTTACATACCCACACACTCGGTAGGTGACTGCTCTGACAGCCAATGAGACGCCGGCGTTCTTCTCATCTGATTGGTCTGTCGGCAGTCAGTAACAGCCAATCCACTTTCCCGTTTCACCTGCAGAGAAAGACAGTCAGTCCACTTAAAAGAGGAGCCTTCCATTCCTGACTTGGAGGTGTGTCCTGATCTGGAGAGCGGAGATACTCATCTTGACACGCCCCTCTCCCCCACCACCTTCATCAACTCCATCTTACAGGAAAACGAGATCAAGCCGAGCCTGAACACCTCCATTACCAATCCTACACCAGGTAATGGCTCATAAAAGCCTCCGTCACCAATCCTACACCAGGTAACAGCTCATaaacacctccatcaccaaTCATATACCAGGTAACAGCTTATAAACATTAACAACCAATCATACACCAGGTAACAGCTCATaaacacctccatcaccaaTCCTACACCAGGTAACAGCTCATaaacacctccatcaccaaTCATATACCAGGTAACAGCTTATAAACATTCACAACCAATCCTACACCAGGTAACAGCTCATaaacacctccatcaccaaTCCTACACCAGGTAACAGCTTATAAACATTCACAACCAATCCTACACCAGGTAACAGCTCATaaacacctccatcaccaaTCCTACACCAGGTAACAGCTCATAAACACCCCCATCACCAATCCTACACCAGGTAACAGCTCATaaacacctccatcaccaaTCCTACACCAGGTAACAGCTCATaaacacctccatcaccaaTCCTACACCAGGTAACAGCTCATaaacacctccatcaccaaTCCTACACCAGGTAACAGCTCATaaacacctccatcaccaaTCATATACCAGGTAACAGCTTATAAACATTCACAACCAATCCTACACCAGGTAACAGCTCATaaacacctccatcaccaaTCCTACACCAGGTAACAGCTTATAAACATTCACAACCAATCCTACACCAGGTAACAGCTCATaaacacctccatcaccaaTCCTACACCAGGTAACAGCTCATAAACACCCCCATCACCAATCCTACACCAGGTAACAGCTCATaaacacctccatcaccaaTCCTACACCAGGTAACAGCTCATaaacacctccatcaccaaTCCTACACCAGGTAACAGCTCATaaacacctccatcaccaaTCCTACACCAGGTAACAGCTCATaaacacctccatcaccaaTCCTACACCAGGTAACAGCTCATAAACATTAACAACCAATCCTACACCAGGTAACAGCTTATAAACATTAACAACCAATCCTACACCAGGTAACAGCTCATAAACATTAACAACCAATCCTACACCAGGTAACAGCTTATAAACATTAACAACCAATCCTACACCAGGTAATGGctcataattcaattcaatttattttcaattcagtttattttatatagcccaatatcacaaattacaaatttgcctcagagggctttacgatctgtacacatacgacatccctgaactttgacctcacatcggatcgggaaaaaactcccaaataatagaaaaaaaactttcacggggaaaaaagggcagaaaccttcaggagagcaacagaggaggatccctctccccggatgaacaGAAGCGGtacatgtcatgtgtacagaatgaacagcgttacataaacacattcaatgaatatgacaatgtatgaataattagtagtaggcaggggcgtcgttaggcctattttaggggggctttagccccccccaaaatgttattttttgatgtcattaaattaaactattgtttctcacatggacacgttatttatatctctaacatgctacatatgtgtgtgtgcgttctggtttgtatgttttctcccccttcaaattacaatccaatagcctaTCATCGTACTTAATGATATAATccccgggcactaggaccttggggaggctgctgcgctAACTCTC from Cyclopterus lumpus isolate fCycLum1 chromosome 11, fCycLum1.pri, whole genome shotgun sequence harbors:
- the hsf1 gene encoding heat shock factor protein 1, whose protein sequence is MDSSGVGGGTMLSGGNVPAFLTKLWTLVEDPDTDPLICWSPSGTSFHVFDQARFSKDVLPKFFKHSNMASFIRQLNMYGFRKVVHIEHGGLVKPERDDTEFQHPFFIRGEEHLLENIKRKVTSVSSVRQEEVKMSAHDVSKILNDVQLMKGKQETIDSRIIAMKHENEALWREVASLRQKHVQQQKVVNKLIQFLVSLVQSNRILGVKRKIPLMLNDSSSSHSMPKYSRPLSLEHMQAADSLFSADSLVNSGPIISDITDVAMPIGENLACDWNDVEERQSVHLKEEPSIPDLEVCPDLESGDTHLDTPLSPTTFINSILQENEIKPSLNTSITNPTPGSPIVVMSPASTGPLPSAPASQSLACLPTQNPALSLTKPQQKCQTIACIDRPRPPPSAGGLSPDRWRFVSTRADKSELSNHVDCIDSSLENLQSILNTQAFTFDTSPLMEFFSSSCSSGDFDLDCLDTLLSEEVPNGSESSNSINAGKQLVQYTPVLMSEPISSGEGVANLPSLLELEAGPFLISDLPTDDPAAALLSHAHLDSDLS